ATTTTTATGACGGGACACGGTAATTGTTATTTCACGGATGAGGAAGCAGCCAATCTTCGCCGTTGGATGGAGGCAGGCGGCTTTCTACTCGTAAATGACGATTATGGGCTCGATAAGGCATTCAGGAGAGAAGTTAAGAAAATTTTTCCAGACAGGAAACTCGTTGAGTTGCCCTTCGAGCACGAGATTTACCATTGTTACTATGACTTTCCGAGTGGTCTCCCTAAGATACACGAACACGACGGTAAACCGCCGCAGGGTTTCGGAATTTTTGTGGATGGCAGGTTGGTTCTTTTTTATGTTTACGAGTCAGATATAGCGGATGGCTGGGATGACCCCTCGGTTCACGGTGACCCACCTGAAAAAAGGCTCGCAGCCCTCAAGATGGGAACAAATATTCTTATCTATGCTTTAACCCATTAGGCTCAAACGGGAATTTTCACATCGAATGCTACACCGTTACTGGTATTCCTGACATCGATTGTTCCGTTATGTGCTAATACTACCTGCTGTGCATAGAATAGTCCCATTCCGGCTCCTTTTCCCTTTAGGCTTGCGTAAGGCTGGAAAATTTTTTCGGCAATCTCTTTATCGAGCGGCTGACCAGTGTTAAAAATGGTTAGCACGAGCATCCTTTTTGCCTTTCTCTTTTCCTGCCGATCTGTCTCGATCAAGTGTTCTTTCT
This genomic stretch from bacterium harbors:
- a CDS encoding HAMP domain-containing histidine kinase — protein: KEHLIETDRQEKRKAKRMLVLTIFNTGQPLDKEIAEKIFQPYASLKGKGAGMGLFYAQQVVLAHNGTIDVRNTSNGVAFDVKIPV
- a CDS encoding DUF4159 domain-containing protein, which codes for MKILVVLLVFLLFGSVYAQESVATDGVELVRLKFGGGSDWYNGPTELPNLAKFVRERTGINVFATGKYVEPASEEIFKYPFIFMTGHGNCYFTDEEAANLRRWMEAGGFLLVNDDYGLDKAFRREVKKIFPDRKLVELPFEHEIYHCYYDFPSGLPKIHEHDGKPPQGFGIFVDGRLVLFYVYESDIADGWDDPSVHGDPPEKRLAALKMGTNILIYALTH